The proteins below are encoded in one region of Akkermansiaceae bacterium:
- the dusB gene encoding tRNA dihydrouridine synthase DusB produces MLPWFSDNAFPLYLAPMAGVTDVVFRSICKELGADVMVTEFVSAEGIIRQDDRTRKYTEFTDAQRPCGVQLFGGDGERMGEAARKIIDWKQPDFIDINFGCPVNKVVAKNGGSSLLKDCGILASVASGVARAVGDQVPVTAKIRIGWDEKNVNAPDVCHILQEEGMQAISIHGRTRSQGYRGLANWEVIDACARAVGVPVIGNGDIHSGEDVKHRRETTAVSGVMIGRAAMQNPWVFREAKHYLATGEQPQPVPVPERWQMIVRHCHMAVDSDRYGNERQSIMAMRSRLMTYCKGFPGARELRQKLCTVSSLGEVEDVAAAYLQSHQGEIESRGQA; encoded by the coding sequence ATGCTCCCTTGGTTTTCCGACAACGCCTTTCCCCTCTATCTCGCGCCGATGGCGGGGGTGACGGATGTGGTGTTCCGCTCGATCTGTAAAGAACTCGGAGCCGATGTGATGGTCACGGAGTTCGTGTCGGCGGAAGGCATCATCAGGCAGGACGACCGCACCCGGAAATACACCGAGTTCACCGATGCCCAACGCCCTTGTGGCGTGCAGCTTTTTGGGGGCGATGGCGAACGTATGGGCGAGGCGGCTAGAAAAATCATCGACTGGAAACAGCCCGATTTCATCGACATTAACTTCGGTTGCCCGGTCAATAAAGTCGTGGCCAAAAACGGAGGCTCATCACTGCTCAAGGACTGCGGCATCCTCGCCAGTGTCGCCTCCGGTGTGGCCAGGGCGGTAGGCGACCAGGTGCCCGTGACAGCCAAGATCCGTATCGGCTGGGATGAGAAAAACGTCAACGCCCCCGATGTCTGCCACATTCTCCAGGAGGAGGGTATGCAGGCGATCTCCATCCATGGTCGCACCCGGTCACAAGGATACCGGGGACTGGCAAACTGGGAAGTCATCGATGCCTGCGCACGAGCTGTCGGGGTTCCCGTGATCGGCAATGGTGACATTCACAGCGGTGAGGATGTCAAGCACCGCCGCGAAACGACCGCGGTTTCCGGAGTCATGATTGGCCGGGCCGCCATGCAGAACCCGTGGGTTTTCCGGGAAGCAAAACACTACCTCGCCACGGGAGAACAGCCTCAGCCAGTTCCCGTTCCCGAGCGATGGCAGATGATCGTGCGTCATTGCCACATGGCCGTGGACTCAGACCGCTACGGCAACGAACGCCAGAGCATCATGGCCATGCGCTCCCGCCTGATGACCTACTGCAAAGGCTTCCCGGGAGCCAGGGAGCTTCGCCAAAAACTCTGTACCGTATCCTCACTCGGCGAGGTCGAGGACGTCGCCGCGGCATACTTGCAATCGCATCAAGGGGAAATCGAAAGCCGTGGGCAAGCGTAG
- a CDS encoding DUF4230 domain-containing protein — protein MTETKEKEPSKHVTHIKKSRLPGVIWAMFGGLSLLLIAGFACAYFFFHKVSTAPVDRLAEALSTVLGTEVKVSGSTAVLEKSEIGELALVQRKTQAITKYETSWMGSDKVLIVRGDFLVKAGFDLSEGGQWGVLEGRINGPLPKGKVLSVEPVGELEIYFSDSGTLNRLNPQDHASAFNYLINQARRDAENSDIAEEAERALIRRINDRMGEVGEGLEWKKAEVLP, from the coding sequence ATGACTGAGACCAAGGAAAAAGAGCCATCCAAACACGTTACCCATATCAAGAAATCACGGCTCCCCGGTGTGATCTGGGCTATGTTTGGCGGTTTAAGCCTGCTGCTGATCGCCGGATTTGCCTGCGCCTATTTCTTTTTTCATAAAGTAAGCACCGCGCCCGTCGACAGGCTGGCAGAAGCGCTCTCGACCGTTCTCGGCACTGAGGTCAAGGTGAGCGGCTCAACGGCTGTTCTGGAGAAATCCGAGATCGGCGAGTTGGCTCTGGTACAGAGAAAGACCCAGGCGATCACCAAGTATGAAACATCCTGGATGGGGAGTGACAAGGTTCTGATCGTGCGAGGGGATTTTCTTGTCAAAGCCGGGTTTGATCTCAGTGAAGGTGGCCAGTGGGGGGTGTTGGAGGGCAGGATCAATGGCCCGTTACCCAAGGGAAAAGTCCTCAGCGTCGAGCCCGTGGGTGAGTTGGAGATTTATTTCTCGGATAGCGGCACACTGAACCGACTGAACCCGCAGGATCATGCGAGCGCCTTTAATTACCTGATCAATCAAGCTCGCCGTGATGCTGAAAACAGCGACATCGCGGAGGAGGCCGAGCGCGCCCTGATACGGCGGATCAACGACCGCATGGGAGAGGTCGGTGAGGGCCTGGAGTGGAAAAAGGCTGAAGTGTTACCCTGA
- a CDS encoding PilT/PilU family type 4a pilus ATPase, whose protein sequence is MATIDSLLQYLVESGGSDLHLSEGEQPKVRIHGSITEIPDQQLLTHDYIHTLLTEICDPKAFELYMKTGDLDFAYSMNDESRFRCNYLKQKNGLAAVFRLIPTEIASLEDLNIPPVIKEFGHMRSGLVLVTGPTGSGKSTTLAALIDYININFNRHIITIEEPIEFVHRNKRSIITQREVPIQTPSFADGLRATLREDADIVLVGEMRDLETISLALTAAETGLLVFGTLHTNNARKTVDRIVDVFPADQQSQVRTMLAASLRGVVAQLLMKRCDKPGRAAVNEIMFANTAVSAIIREGATQKLYDVIIGGKSQGMQFMDEAIWDKLQAGMVTPQEAYMKAIDKTRFKKFLPKELAHLGDASGESPLEH, encoded by the coding sequence ATGGCCACCATTGACAGCCTACTTCAGTATCTCGTTGAATCCGGGGGTTCAGACCTTCACTTAAGCGAGGGAGAACAGCCTAAAGTCCGTATCCACGGCTCCATCACTGAGATTCCGGACCAGCAACTGCTGACCCATGATTACATCCACACGCTATTAACTGAAATATGTGATCCCAAGGCGTTTGAACTCTACATGAAAACGGGCGACCTCGACTTTGCCTACTCCATGAACGATGAGTCACGCTTCCGCTGCAACTATTTGAAACAGAAAAACGGACTGGCGGCTGTCTTCCGTCTAATCCCCACGGAAATCGCTTCGCTGGAAGATCTGAACATTCCTCCCGTGATCAAGGAGTTTGGCCACATGCGCTCAGGCCTTGTGTTGGTCACCGGTCCTACCGGATCGGGGAAATCGACCACTCTGGCCGCGCTGATTGACTACATCAACATCAACTTCAACCGGCACATCATCACCATTGAGGAGCCGATTGAATTTGTCCACCGCAACAAGCGGTCCATCATCACCCAACGGGAGGTGCCTATCCAGACCCCCTCGTTTGCCGATGGTCTCCGGGCCACCTTGCGTGAGGACGCCGACATCGTGCTGGTGGGTGAGATGCGGGACCTGGAAACGATTTCCCTGGCTCTCACCGCCGCTGAAACGGGACTGCTGGTGTTCGGAACACTGCACACCAACAACGCCCGTAAAACGGTCGACCGTATTGTCGACGTCTTCCCGGCCGACCAACAAAGCCAGGTGCGCACCATGCTTGCCGCCTCGCTACGAGGTGTGGTCGCCCAGCTGCTGATGAAACGCTGTGACAAACCGGGACGCGCCGCGGTCAACGAGATCATGTTTGCCAACACCGCTGTCTCCGCCATTATCCGTGAAGGCGCGACCCAAAAGCTCTACGACGTGATCATCGGAGGAAAATCCCAGGGTATGCAGTTCATGGACGAAGCTATCTGGGACAAACTCCAGGCCGGTATGGTCACTCCCCAAGAGGCTTACATGAAGGCGATCGACAAGACACGCTTCAAGAAGTTCCTGCCCAAGGAGCTCGCCCACCTCGGTGATGCATCAGGGGAAAGCCCGCTGGAGCACTAA
- a CDS encoding type IV pilus twitching motility protein PilT, with product MSDFPVYDHVDEYLKIGIEYQCSDIHLATEFPPAWRRFGQLQAIWEGSPPLRAEQVEVLTKSFLEEREWNRLQEKGDVDFAYQNEQGRFRASVVKQRLGYDICFRIINTKVSSMEELGLPIESLLPLTRYQNGLLLVTGSVGSGKSTTLASLTDFINSDRQDHILTLEDPIEYILESKNCHVNQREVHTHTDSFPKALRGALREDPDIIVVGEMRDLETISLALTAAETGHLVLATLHTGNAPRTLDRILDVFPVDQRDQIRIMVSESLRGIISQQLIPRADGEGRELALELLVNTPAVANCIREGKTYMLPGIMQTGKNVGMITMDDSLKRLYIKGLISQEDVMFRCEDKSQMREFFAL from the coding sequence ATGTCTGATTTTCCGGTCTACGACCACGTTGATGAATATTTAAAAATCGGTATCGAGTATCAATGCTCTGATATCCACCTGGCCACCGAGTTTCCACCTGCTTGGCGACGCTTCGGCCAGCTGCAGGCTATCTGGGAAGGGTCGCCCCCGCTTCGTGCCGAGCAAGTCGAGGTTCTAACAAAATCATTCCTGGAAGAGAGAGAGTGGAACCGTCTCCAGGAAAAGGGTGATGTCGACTTTGCCTATCAGAATGAGCAAGGCCGTTTTCGTGCTTCTGTGGTGAAGCAACGACTTGGCTATGACATCTGCTTCCGGATCATCAACACGAAGGTCAGCAGCATGGAGGAGCTTGGTCTTCCCATTGAGTCCCTGCTCCCTCTAACGCGATACCAGAACGGCCTGCTGCTGGTGACCGGTTCCGTGGGATCGGGCAAATCCACAACGCTTGCTTCGCTCACAGACTTTATCAACTCTGATCGCCAGGACCATATCCTGACCTTGGAAGACCCGATCGAATATATCCTTGAATCAAAAAACTGCCACGTCAACCAACGCGAGGTTCACACACACACCGACTCCTTTCCCAAGGCTCTACGTGGTGCGCTTCGTGAAGACCCCGACATTATCGTGGTCGGTGAGATGCGCGACCTGGAAACCATCTCGCTTGCACTAACAGCCGCTGAAACAGGTCACCTTGTCCTCGCCACCCTGCACACCGGAAACGCACCGCGGACACTTGACCGTATCCTTGACGTGTTCCCTGTGGATCAGCGCGACCAGATCCGGATCATGGTCTCCGAGTCCCTGCGCGGGATCATTTCCCAGCAACTCATCCCCAGGGCTGATGGCGAGGGCCGTGAGCTTGCCTTGGAGCTGCTTGTCAACACTCCAGCTGTCGCCAACTGCATTCGGGAAGGAAAGACCTACATGCTTCCAGGTATTATGCAGACGGGTAAAAATGTCGGTATGATCACCATGGATGACTCCCTGAAGCGCCTTTACATCAAGGGGCTGATCAGCCAGGAGGATGTTATGTTCCGCTGTGAGGACAAGTCCCAGATGCGCGAGTTTTTTGCGCTTTAA
- a CDS encoding 7-carboxy-7-deazaguanine synthase QueE — protein sequence MKLARLHGGPEIFHSLQGEGVSVGIPSVFVRASLCNLHCQWCDTDYTWNWEHTPWKHEKDDEPGYQKFKKPEYLVELPTHQVAEQIAAFPCSRVILTGGEPLLQDEAWQSVITHLLARNPDYCFEVETNGTIVPSTELDQVVSQYNVSPKLKNSGNDIGLRVKGGALKFFAASEKAWFKFVVSRMDDLEEIRELISCYKLPHNRILLMPEGRDDDTLQQRRLWLAGICRDHNFRYSDRLHIQLWGSARGV from the coding sequence ATCAAGCTGGCCCGTCTGCATGGCGGGCCGGAAATTTTCCACAGCCTCCAGGGTGAGGGGGTGAGTGTGGGCATCCCCTCCGTCTTTGTCCGGGCCTCCCTGTGTAATCTTCACTGCCAATGGTGTGATACGGATTATACGTGGAACTGGGAACACACACCATGGAAACACGAGAAGGATGATGAGCCAGGTTATCAGAAATTTAAAAAACCGGAATACCTGGTCGAATTGCCCACACATCAGGTGGCGGAGCAAATTGCGGCATTCCCCTGCAGCCGTGTCATCCTCACCGGAGGCGAGCCGCTATTGCAGGACGAGGCGTGGCAAAGTGTGATCACCCACCTGCTTGCCAGGAACCCCGACTATTGTTTCGAAGTGGAAACCAACGGCACGATCGTACCCAGCACTGAGCTCGATCAAGTCGTCAGCCAGTACAATGTTTCCCCGAAATTAAAAAACTCGGGCAACGACATCGGCCTGCGGGTCAAGGGCGGGGCCCTGAAGTTCTTTGCCGCATCGGAAAAGGCCTGGTTTAAATTTGTTGTTTCCCGGATGGACGACCTCGAGGAGATCAGAGAGCTGATCAGCTGTTACAAGCTGCCCCACAACCGCATCCTGCTGATGCCCGAGGGCAGGGACGACGACACGCTCCAGCAACGCCGGCTCTGGCTCGCCGGCATCTGTCGAGACCACAATTTCCGCTACAGCGACCGCTTGCATATCCAGCTTTGGGGAAGTGCACGGGGGGTATGA
- a CDS encoding sugar phosphate isomerase/epimerase: MKTSRRQFIKTTAAASAATITGSYLSAQTENNKAMDPRFQISIAQWSLHRALQKGQLTNLDFPKYSKDKFGIHAVEYVNSFFKKHARDQAYLKDLKSRTDSEGIRNVLIMCDGEGQLGARTPKDRAKTVDNHKQWVEAAKFLGCHSIRVNAGGPGSREELAKQVSDGLQSLSTFAKDFGINVIVENHGGLSSDGAWLSGVLKGVNMPNCGALPDFGNFHGYDRYQGIKDLMPYAKGVSAKSHQFDDQGNETKTDFLKAMKLVAASAYKGYVGVEYEGSQLSEDDGVIATKKLLERVFQQL, from the coding sequence ATGAAGACCTCACGCAGACAATTTATCAAAACCACCGCCGCCGCATCCGCAGCCACCATCACCGGCAGCTACCTGTCGGCACAGACTGAAAACAACAAAGCCATGGACCCCCGTTTTCAAATTTCCATTGCGCAATGGTCACTCCACAGGGCGCTCCAGAAAGGACAGCTCACCAACCTTGATTTTCCGAAGTACAGCAAGGACAAATTCGGCATTCACGCCGTCGAGTATGTGAACTCCTTCTTCAAAAAACATGCCAGGGACCAGGCCTATTTGAAGGATCTCAAATCCCGCACCGACTCCGAAGGCATCCGCAACGTACTCATCATGTGTGACGGTGAGGGCCAGCTGGGGGCCAGGACCCCGAAGGATCGGGCCAAGACCGTGGACAATCACAAGCAATGGGTGGAAGCCGCCAAATTCCTCGGTTGCCACTCGATCCGCGTCAATGCGGGCGGCCCCGGCTCGCGTGAAGAACTCGCCAAACAAGTAAGCGACGGTTTGCAGTCGCTGAGCACCTTCGCCAAGGATTTCGGGATCAATGTGATCGTTGAAAACCATGGTGGCCTGTCATCAGACGGTGCCTGGCTCTCGGGTGTGCTCAAAGGAGTCAACATGCCCAACTGCGGCGCCCTGCCTGATTTCGGGAACTTCCATGGCTACGACCGCTATCAGGGAATCAAGGACCTCATGCCTTATGCCAAGGGGGTGAGCGCCAAGAGCCATCAATTTGACGATCAGGGGAATGAAACAAAAACCGACTTCCTGAAAGCCATGAAACTCGTCGCCGCCTCCGCGTATAAAGGTTATGTCGGTGTTGAATACGAAGGGAGCCAGCTCTCTGAAGACGATGGGGTCATCGCCACGAAAAAACTTCTCGAGCGCGTCTTCCAGCAGCTCTAA
- a CDS encoding ATP:cob(I)alamin adenosyltransferase, which yields MSIITRRGDDGQTDVMYGGRMPKLSPEVVACGAVDELTSALGMVRVSGVPDEITGQIDTIQGHLVALMGLLSVPTAKREKYLADGYPSVTKEDIDWLESIAVEMPTQFDGWARPGASGDAGAAWMDMARAVCRRAELAAWGLGEGASMEACRFLNRLSDILWLWARKLEKDT from the coding sequence ATGAGTATTATTACCCGCAGGGGAGACGATGGACAAACGGATGTGATGTATGGTGGACGGATGCCGAAACTCTCTCCCGAGGTGGTTGCCTGTGGAGCGGTGGACGAGTTGACCTCGGCCCTGGGGATGGTGAGGGTATCGGGGGTTCCCGATGAAATCACTGGACAAATCGATACCATCCAGGGGCATTTGGTGGCACTGATGGGTTTGCTTTCCGTGCCAACCGCAAAACGGGAAAAATACCTCGCGGACGGTTATCCGTCGGTCACCAAGGAAGACATCGATTGGTTGGAGTCGATTGCAGTGGAAATGCCCACCCAATTCGACGGCTGGGCGCGCCCCGGTGCCAGTGGTGATGCCGGAGCGGCATGGATGGATATGGCGCGGGCCGTTTGCCGCCGTGCCGAACTCGCAGCGTGGGGCCTCGGCGAAGGCGCGTCCATGGAGGCCTGCCGCTTTCTAAACCGGCTTTCCGACATCCTCTGGCTTTGGGCGCGGAAACTGGAAAAAGACACGTAA
- a CDS encoding rhomboid family intramembrane serine protease, translating into MQDLHEGRWWGLIGSAFIHFELWHVGFNMLWLVRLGTLMERGLGSMKTAAFIVVSAFVSSTLSQVIDGPGIGFSGVVYAMGGFIWGAWPRYTGFLEGFNGSTLRWFLLWQGVCFLLTWGGMLPIGNAAHISGMVFGFLVGLWACKGSKRGWYWLAASLSMTLVCVGIVYLFAQVD; encoded by the coding sequence ATGCAGGATTTACACGAAGGGCGCTGGTGGGGTTTGATTGGCTCGGCCTTTATTCATTTTGAGCTGTGGCATGTCGGATTCAACATGCTGTGGCTGGTCCGGCTTGGCACGTTGATGGAAAGAGGACTGGGCAGTATGAAAACGGCGGCCTTCATTGTGGTCTCTGCCTTTGTCAGCTCAACGCTCAGCCAGGTCATTGACGGACCCGGCATCGGCTTTTCGGGAGTTGTTTATGCGATGGGCGGTTTCATCTGGGGTGCCTGGCCGCGCTACACGGGTTTCCTGGAAGGATTCAATGGCAGCACCCTGCGCTGGTTCCTGCTCTGGCAAGGTGTTTGTTTCCTGCTGACATGGGGTGGCATGCTGCCCATTGGCAACGCTGCCCACATCTCCGGCATGGTGTTTGGCTTCCTGGTCGGCCTGTGGGCATGCAAGGGCAGCAAACGCGGCTGGTACTGGCTGGCCGCCAGCTTGTCGATGACCCTGGTATGCGTGGGGATCGTTTACCTGTTTGCCCAGGTGGACTGA
- a CDS encoding 23S rRNA (pseudouridine(1915)-N(3))-methyltransferase RlmH, whose amino-acid sequence MKHQILVAGKPALKYCKDGTAEYLKRLTRYGSYELKHLKDGSSEEVSQRLREASAGTLRIVMDERGESLTTDQLCQRIHDWEMRGVKRASYLIGASDGHTQELRDEADMVWALSPLTLQHELALVVLLEQLYRIATIQRGEPYHR is encoded by the coding sequence ATGAAACACCAGATACTCGTAGCCGGAAAGCCTGCCTTAAAATACTGCAAGGATGGCACCGCCGAGTATCTTAAAAGACTCACTCGCTACGGCTCCTACGAGCTTAAACACCTCAAGGACGGCAGCAGCGAGGAGGTCTCCCAGCGCCTCCGCGAGGCGAGTGCAGGCACCCTGCGGATCGTGATGGACGAGCGCGGCGAAAGCCTGACAACTGACCAGCTTTGCCAACGCATCCACGATTGGGAAATGCGTGGTGTCAAACGCGCCAGCTACCTGATCGGAGCTTCGGACGGGCATACGCAGGAACTCAGGGACGAGGCGGATATGGTCTGGGCACTATCCCCGCTGACACTCCAGCACGAACTCGCGCTGGTCGTTCTGTTAGAACAACTCTATCGCATCGCCACCATCCAGCGTGGCGAGCCGTATCACCGCTGA
- a CDS encoding glycine--tRNA ligase produces the protein MANKDQTDTERMEKIVSLCKSKGFIFQSGELYGGLNGCWDYGPLGAELKRNLKEFWWRKNVQERDDIVGMDGSILTHQAVLTASGHVGGFSDPMVDCKVCNKRYRADQLEEIPRCEKKAQLPKGEDKSCELTEQKEFNLMLQTKLGAAAADDDPKAVAYLRPETAQSIFVQYKNVLDSTRLKLPFGIAQIGKAFRNEINPRNFTFRSREFEQMEIEYFCRPEDGLRLTDEWLEKRLEFYDEIGVPREKLHVLDIPEADRAHYSQKTYDIEYEFPFGQQELEGVAYRGAYDIGKHQEHSGKNLEYFDAETKERFIPHVVEPSAGCDRTVLAVICEAYDVEDLTKEGGKQDERTVMRFKPCIAPIKAAVLPLLKNKPELVEKALEVKALLQPHMNIFYDEAAAIGRRYRRQDEVGTPFCIAIDFETLGEKGENGEDLTDTVTVRHRDSMEQERVAISELLPWLLARIV, from the coding sequence ATGGCCAACAAAGACCAGACTGACACAGAACGTATGGAAAAAATCGTATCCCTTTGCAAAAGCAAAGGCTTCATCTTCCAATCCGGGGAACTCTACGGAGGCCTCAACGGCTGCTGGGACTACGGCCCGCTGGGAGCCGAGCTCAAACGCAACCTCAAGGAATTCTGGTGGCGCAAAAACGTCCAGGAACGCGACGACATCGTCGGTATGGACGGCTCGATCCTCACCCACCAGGCGGTGTTGACCGCCTCCGGCCACGTCGGCGGATTTTCCGACCCGATGGTCGATTGCAAAGTCTGCAATAAACGCTATCGCGCCGACCAACTGGAGGAAATCCCCCGCTGCGAGAAAAAAGCCCAGCTTCCCAAGGGCGAGGATAAAAGCTGCGAGCTCACCGAGCAAAAAGAGTTCAACCTCATGCTCCAGACCAAGCTCGGCGCCGCCGCTGCTGACGACGATCCCAAAGCCGTCGCCTACTTACGCCCGGAAACCGCACAGTCGATTTTCGTGCAGTATAAAAACGTGTTGGACTCCACACGGTTGAAACTCCCCTTCGGCATTGCCCAGATCGGCAAGGCATTCCGCAATGAGATCAACCCGCGTAACTTCACCTTCCGCTCGCGTGAGTTCGAGCAGATGGAGATCGAATACTTTTGCCGACCCGAGGACGGCCTGCGCCTGACCGATGAGTGGCTGGAAAAACGGCTGGAATTTTACGATGAGATCGGTGTGCCACGTGAGAAGCTGCATGTGTTAGACATTCCAGAAGCCGACCGCGCCCACTACTCACAGAAGACTTACGACATCGAATACGAATTCCCCTTCGGTCAGCAAGAGCTTGAAGGCGTGGCATATCGTGGTGCCTACGACATCGGTAAACACCAGGAGCACTCCGGCAAGAACCTCGAGTACTTCGACGCCGAAACCAAGGAGCGCTTCATCCCGCATGTGGTCGAGCCGTCCGCCGGTTGCGACCGCACCGTCCTCGCCGTCATCTGCGAGGCATACGATGTCGAGGACCTCACCAAGGAGGGTGGCAAGCAGGACGAGCGCACCGTGATGCGTTTCAAACCCTGCATCGCCCCGATCAAGGCAGCCGTGCTGCCACTGCTGAAAAACAAACCGGAGCTGGTGGAGAAGGCCTTGGAGGTGAAGGCGCTGCTGCAACCGCACATGAATATCTTTTATGACGAAGCGGCAGCGATTGGCCGCCGCTACCGCCGCCAGGACGAGGTGGGCACCCCCTTCTGCATCGCCATCGACTTTGAGACCCTCGGAGAAAAAGGCGAGAACGGCGAGGACCTCACCGATACCGTCACCGTGCGTCACCGCGATTCCATGGAGCAGGAGCGCGTTGCCATCAGCGAGCTGCTTCCGTGGCTATTGGCTAGAATCGTATAG
- the xseA gene encoding exodeoxyribonuclease VII large subunit: MGGGVDALPVAEAMTVTRLVRRMKNLLEIEIGEIWVEGEISNLRRQASGHCYFSLKDEGAQISCVLFRGSAARAKAQPEDGMQARLFGEVSVYESRGQLQLIVKQVENAGLGDLQAKFEALKRKLDAEGLFDPAVKKSLPKFPRTIALVTSPTGAALQDMLNILTRRAPWVQPVLYPVTVQGKGAELSIARAIEELGNPEKYGLPRVDVIITGRGGGSLEDLWNFNEEVVARAIHACPVPVVSAVGHEIDFTISDFVADMRAPTPSAAAELVVPDGAELRSKIRRSADAVQRAVANRLRHDSAILTSARRALMPRDAERALREPIQLLDGLREDLKNASDYRLEAMLGRLKQASMLHATHHPRRVMQRRGERLDHARTLLERSGKNALQHADDRFKRLASLIKTLGPDSTFARGFSITMDEAGNILTDTAQAREGDLLISKFAGGELRSRVES, translated from the coding sequence ATGGGCGGGGGAGTGGATGCTCTGCCCGTGGCCGAGGCAATGACAGTGACCCGTCTGGTCAGACGGATGAAAAACCTGCTCGAAATCGAGATCGGTGAGATCTGGGTGGAGGGGGAGATCAGTAATCTGCGCCGACAAGCCAGCGGGCATTGTTATTTCAGCCTGAAGGACGAGGGCGCGCAGATTTCCTGTGTGCTTTTCCGTGGTTCGGCGGCGAGGGCGAAAGCCCAACCGGAGGACGGTATGCAGGCGCGGTTGTTTGGTGAGGTTTCAGTGTATGAATCCCGTGGCCAGCTGCAATTGATAGTCAAGCAGGTCGAGAATGCCGGCCTGGGGGATTTGCAGGCGAAGTTCGAAGCCCTGAAGCGCAAACTTGATGCCGAGGGCTTGTTTGATCCGGCTGTCAAAAAGTCACTGCCGAAATTCCCCAGGACGATTGCTCTGGTGACATCTCCAACAGGTGCCGCACTGCAGGACATGCTCAACATCCTGACCCGCCGTGCCCCGTGGGTGCAGCCGGTCCTTTATCCGGTGACGGTGCAAGGCAAGGGGGCGGAGCTGAGTATTGCCCGTGCGATCGAAGAGTTAGGGAATCCTGAAAAATATGGCCTGCCCCGCGTTGATGTCATCATCACAGGCCGCGGCGGTGGCTCGCTCGAGGACCTATGGAATTTCAACGAGGAAGTGGTTGCCCGCGCCATTCATGCCTGCCCGGTCCCGGTGGTGTCGGCTGTCGGGCATGAGATCGATTTCACCATCTCCGATTTTGTCGCCGACATGCGTGCCCCCACCCCCAGCGCTGCCGCCGAGTTGGTGGTACCAGACGGGGCAGAACTGCGATCGAAGATCCGGCGCTCGGCTGATGCTGTGCAGCGGGCGGTGGCGAACCGGCTCAGGCATGATAGCGCTATTCTGACCTCGGCACGCCGGGCCCTGATGCCGCGTGATGCCGAGCGGGCATTACGCGAGCCGATCCAACTACTGGACGGGCTGCGCGAAGACTTGAAAAACGCCAGTGACTACCGTTTGGAAGCCATGCTTGGCAGGTTGAAACAAGCAAGCATGCTTCATGCCACCCATCACCCCAGGCGCGTGATGCAGCGCCGGGGAGAACGTCTCGACCACGCCCGGACACTCCTGGAGCGGTCGGGAAAAAATGCCCTGCAACACGCGGATGACCGGTTTAAAAGGTTGGCATCGTTGATCAAGACCCTCGGTCCCGACTCGACCTTTGCCCGTGGGTTTTCAATCACCATGGATGAGGCTGGCAATATCCTGACAGATACGGCGCAGGCCAGGGAAGGTGACCTGTTGATAAGTAAGTTTGCTGGCGGGGAACTAAGGAGTCGGGTAGAAAGTTAG